gatgggaagatggatggagccaaatacaggaccattctggaagaaaacctgatggagtctgcaaaagacctgagactgggacggagatttgtctttcaacaagacaatgatccaaaacataaagcaaaatctacaatggaatggttcaaaaataaacatatccaggtgttagaatggccaagtcaaagtccagacctgaatccaatcgagaatctgtggaaagaactgaaaactgctgttcacaaatgctctccatccaacctcactgagctcgagctgttttgcaaggaggaatgggaaaaaatgtcagtctctcgatgtgcaaaactgatagagacataccccaagcgacttacagctgaaatcgcagcaaaaggtggcgctacaaagtattaacttaagggggctgaataattttgcacgcccaatttttcagtttttgatttgttaaaaaagtttgaaatatccaataaatgtcattccacttcatgattgtgtcccacttgttgttgattcttcacaaaaaaataaagttttatatctttatgtttgaagcctgaaatgtggcaaaaggtcgcaaagttcaagggggccgaatactttcgcaaggcactgtacttacagtggatgtctatggTGTAGTTGAAGCTATTTTCTGTTGCCAGGGCAGACTGGTTGACCACACACTGGACCTGCTGCTGATTGGCTGCTCTGGTTGGCACCCCGAGCAGTTGGCTGAGTACTGTGGTGGTTCCGTTGGCGTGCTGGGTGGAGTTAGTCACTGTCTTCAACAAACTGCCCAATGTCCCTGTCTTCCACTTCACATCTGCCTGTGGCTTGGCACCAGCAGCCACACAGGTTGCCAGGATAACCTCTTTCTCCCCAACAACAGGAGGGACATCGACTGTCACACTCACTACTGGAGGAACTATGACAagaaaacaaaccaaaacatttaaaacagaaAACATGCCACTAGTTATAAATGTGGAACTATACATGAAAAAGCATTCACAGCCCAGTGATTATGGGAGAGGGATGTTTCTGGAAAAGTGGTGTATATATTCCCAAGTTATTTAACACTCGACCATTAGGGGAAATATATATTGAGACGTGTGTGCTCTCCTTGTTACAACCTCGGCGTTAAGAGGATAGAGGTACATTCTTTGCCAGGCCAAATGTGTAGATGAGATTGACAATACACAGTATTTCTACACAATCATAGTTCTTACCAAGCACAGTCAGAGATATCTCTGTAGTGTATGCTCCACTGTGGAAAACATTGAAGATACATGTGAAGGTGCCTTCATCCAACAGTCTGACAGCTGTTATTCGAATTGATCCAAGTTTTTCTGATAAGTTCCCAATTAACTGAACTCTGCCTTTTAATCCATTTGATACAACAAAGTCAGTAACCCCATTTGGATAAATATGAATCAAATTATGTTTTTCATGCTGAGTACTTTTCTGCCATGTTATGTGTTTAAGCTCCTGTGTTCTCTCTATCAGTCTGCAGGATAAGTCCACATCCTCCCCCTGTACCACAGTCCTGCATTCACCAATGACCTGTGTACCTGTAGAGAAAACACAAGCCTAAAAAACATTCCAGAAGATACCTGTAGAATAGATGTTTATGAACTCTAATAAACAGAGATGTTACCTAAACACACAGACAATACCATTATTAGTATTTAGCTGTGCTTATGAACTATGAAATCCTATTGATGCTGAAATGTGGCTATTGCAACAACAAATGTGCCAATTACTCAATCTTTGACCCTAACCCCATTTGGACAGCCATAGTCAGATGAGATGGCTAAAGCACGCACTGATCTGGGTCCAGTCTAGGCTGAAATTAGTTAGTGAATATGTTATTAGAATAATAAGCCAAAAGCCCTGACTCTATTCTTACACTTAATCAAGAGTAAGATATTCAAGACATTCCTAGATACTTGTGCATGCTCAGCATGTCTCAAAACTACTGAGCTAAAAACATTGTCAACTTACTGAGCTGATGTGTGTGCCTTATGTACCCTAAAAGGACAAGGACTACAGTTGAATGGTGGGATTGTGTGTTTGGTGGGTGTTACTGTCTTGCCTTGTGTCAATAAGAAGAAAGAGACAAAAACATGATCTCAATAGTATGATATTTTATGACAATCGGAAACCTACTTTCTGTATCCCTCTGGATGATGAGTAGAATCACACAGCTCAGCTTCAGTAACATGCTTTGCTCTTCTAATTGCTAGGATCAGAGGGGAAATGTAATTATGTAATTATATTACATTTTAAAATTGGATCTATTCATTGTTTATGTAAGACAATTATGTAGGCTGAGCTGTATGTAAAATAATGTTCTATGCAATAAAATGTATTCAAACATTGGTCTGCAATCATCACTCTTTGATGGAGACTATGCACATCTTGCAATGTAGCCAAAACCTTTTCTCCAAAATAAACAACCAGTCCTACATTGGTCAGTAATAATGGATCTAAACATTTGTATCTGTAAATTTAAGAGACCACTAACCTTTTGATGAATAGAAGTTCCTCTGCTGAAATAGCAGACATTTGTTTTTGATGTTTGTGCTGACAGAAAAATGTCCTCCTACTGTTGGAAAACACTAATTCAGTAAGCCACAGCAGCTATAGCACAATGGGGTGGATCATGGATGAGACAGTCTAGGCTCCACCCCACTCGCAGACTCTTGGCTTTTCATAGGCTGTGTGCTTCCTCTTTGGAGTGAGCTGTATGACTCCCACCCCCCTCCTCATTCACTTGTACCCCTACCCGGCGACCACGCACCCCGCCTAAACAGCAGTGGATACAGCACTAGGCCTCCTACCCACCTGCCTTCCAGACCCAATCAGCTATACTGGTTATGAAACATGAAACATACACATAGTCCTCACTACAAATAAACAACAATGATGGGACAAAATGATGTATTTTCTTTAAGAAAAACATAGTTATAAACAACAACAGGCCAGAATCTGTATGACTTGGGACCCCCCTCTCTGgtgatacactatatacactacagttcaaaagtttggggtcacttagaaatgtccttgttttccatgaaaacacacatgaaatgtgttacaatatgaataggaaatatagtcaagacattgacaaggttctaaataattatttatttttaattgcaAATATAATTGTGCCCTTCAAACTTTTAttttgtcaaagaatcctccatttgcagcaattacagccttgcagacctttggcattctagttgacaatttgttgaggtaatctgaagataTTTCActccatgcttcctgaagcacctcccacaaattcgattggcttgatgggcactacTTACGTagcatacggtcaagctgctcccacaacagctcaatagggttgagatccagtgactgtgctggccactccttTATAGACAAAATATctgctgactgcttcttccctaaatagttattgcatagtttggagctgtgctttgggtcattgacCTGTTGTAGGAGGAAGTTTGCTCCAATTAAGCACCATCCACAAGTTATGGCATGGCATtacaaaatggagtgatagcctccttcaagatcccttttaccctgtacaaatctcccactttaccaccactaaagcaccccagaccatcacattgcctccatcaAGCTCTCCTCCAGCATATTTTCATTTGGTCTGCGTCATACGAAtattcttctttgtgatccgaacacctcaaacttagtgttctgcccttgagttgcgttcccatgcaaaactagacagatagctaacaactaagtcttcaataaaactcccaaggcgtgacttttcttgaatgaatatattgaaaacgtttatgttgtgaaactgcaaaatacagaaaagaatatactttagtattcaattcacaccgacatactgtagctgtacattaaACATTTGAAGTTGCATAAATACAAAGCACGTGCCAAGGTACCATGCATCTGGCATGATGCCAAACCATATAGCTAATTGTTACTCATATGGTAATTGGCTCCTTTCATTACTCTAATAATGTACAACCATCTATGTAGAATAACAAAGCATATTACAATAGAAACAGTAACAAAACTACAGTATTGTATATTTTACAATTCTTTGCATGAAACGAGCTACAGTATTGTATATTTTACAATTCTTTGCATGAAACGAGCAAAGTAATACAGCTAACGACATACATGAAAGGCATTGCAATTTGTGAGTAAATGCAACCAACATTGATATGTAAACAACtctatcaataacaagattatcatcattagctaaatgcttgaatcgaacttacaaacaaatattttccaaggCTGAAGCGTGACAAGAAATAACTACATTGAAAGATCTGCATCGTAGCCTTGTTTGTAGCTGCTTCTATGCGTGCAGAACAaattctctacttcctgtttgcGTAGTCTTTCTAAGTACCAGAAAGCTCCACTAGGGGGCAAATAACACCATTGAACACAATGAAAATCCAATTTAaccattgtaataaaataatatgttaccttctaacaggatggcagcacacttagatttgtctgtccataacacttcctctgtccagtgtctgtgttcttttgcccatcgtaatcttttctttttattggccagtctgagatatggctttttctttgcaattctgcctagaaggccagcatcctgaagtcgcctcttcactgttgatgttgagacaagtgttttgcaggtactatttaaaaggaagctgccagttgaggacttgtgaggcatctgtttctcaagctagatactctaatgtacttgtactcttgctcagttgtgcaccagggtctcccactcctctttcttttctggttagagacagtttgggctgttctgtgaaaggagtagcacaccgtgttgtacgagatctccaGTTTCTTGGACAATTTctggcatggaatagccttcatttctcagaacaagaatagactgtcgagtttcagaagaaagttatttgtttctgtccattttgagcctgtaatcgaacacacaaatactgatgctccagatactcaactagtctaaagaaggccaaatgtattgcttctttaatcagcacaacagtttccagctgtgctaacataatttcaaaattgttttctaatgatcaattagccttttaaaatgataaacttggataagctaacacaacgtgccattggaacacaggagtgatggttgctgacaatgggtctctgtacacctacagatattccataaaaaaatcagctgtttccagctacaatagtcattttcaTTAACAATATCTTCACTgtctttctgatcaattttatgttattgtaatggacaaaaaactgctgttctttcaaaaacaaggacatttctaagtgaccccaaacttttgaacggtagtgtacatattacctcaattacgttgactaacctgtgcccccgcacattgactctgtacccgtaccccctgtatatagcctctctgctgttattttactgctgctctttaattatttgttatttaaattttttacttatctattttttactcaacacttatttttttattaatctgctttgttggtaaagggcttgtaagtaagcatttcactataatttcactgttgtattcggcgcatgtttgACAATACACACAGTATTTCTACACACTCATAGTTCTTACCAAGCACAGTCAGAGGTATCTCTGTAGTGTATGCTCCACTGGGGAAAACATTGAAGATACATGTGAAGGTGCCTTCATCCATTAGTCTGACAGCTGTGTTTCGAATTGATCCAAGTTTTTCTGATGAGTTCCCAATAAACTGGACTCTTCCTTTTAATCCATTTGGTGCAACAAATTCAGTAACCCCATTTGGATAAATATGAATCAAATTACGTTTTTCATGCTGAGTACTTTTCTGCCATGTTATCTGTTCAAGCTCCTATAATATCCTATTGATGCTGAAATGTGGTTGGGCAGCCACAATCAGAGGAGATGGCTAAAGCACATACTGATCTGGATCCAGTCTAGGCTGAAACTAAGTAGtgaatatggggcggcagggtagcctagtggttagagcgttggactcgtaaccggaaggttgcaagttcaaatctgagctgacaatgtacaaatctgtcgttctgcccttgaacaggcagttagttaacccacagttcctaggttgtcattgaaaataagaatttgttcttaactgacttgcctagttaaaaaaaataaaacatttgaataaTAAGCCAAAAGCACATACTGAGTTAAGAACATAGTAAACATGCTGAGTTAAAAACATAGTAAACACACTGAGCTGATGTGTGTGCCTTATGTACCCTAAAAGTACCAGGACTACAGTTGAATGGTGGGATTATGTGTTTGGTGGGTGTTATTGTCTTGCCTTGTGTCAAATAAGAAAAAAGAGACATGATCTCAATAGTATGATATTTTATGACAATCGGAAACCTACTTTCTGTATCCCTCTGGATGATGAGTAGAATCACACAGCTCAGCTTCATTAACATGCTTTGCTCTTCTCATTGCTAGGATCAGAGGGGAAATGTAATTATGCAATTATATTACATTTTAAAATTGGTGATTTGTAAAAATTAGGATCTATTCATTGTTTATGTAAGACAGTTATGTAGGCTGAGCTGTATGTAAAATAATGTTGAATGCAATGCTATCTTTGATGTAGACTATGCACATCTTGCAATGTAGCCCTAACCTTTTCACAACAGGCCAGATTCTGTATGACTTGGTACCCCTCTCTctaataatacactatatatacaaaagtatgtggacaccacttcaaattagtgggttCGGCTATTTCAGCAATGTAGCTTTTCACAAAAATAAACAACCAGACTTATATTGGTCAGTAATAATGGAACAAAACAGATGCATCTTTCAATTTAATAGaccactaacctttgatgaaTGTAAGTTTCTCTGCAGAAATAGTCGAGACATTTGTTTTTTGACGTATTTGCTGACAGAAAAATGTCGTCCTACAATTAAACAGGACATAAAGCAAAATATCAACAGTTAGTAAATAATATTTAAATTAATAGTtcattatatatatttaaaaatatagtCTGTATTATTAAATTCTCATTACCGAAACAGAAGTTCTCTCTACCGCAACTGGCCTTAAATTACAGCGATGATAGTGAGaatagtgttgtggaggatgAGAAACCTTAGCATGTTTTGCTAACaatagagaagacatgatgactAAGCACATTTTTTACTCAATGTACATAATTAGACATTAATGAAGTATATTTTCGTAGACATTTTTTTATCTAACGTTTTTCTATATGTGGAAACCTACCTGTATCGGTAATGATAATTAAAACTGTTGTGTACTCAGTCTGACAAGAGAATGTTTAACTTTTAACTGGATAAATATAAAGAGATCTGCTTACATGGTAGACATCTTGAAGGTAGTGACAGATGTGTTGCTTCATTCAAAATCAAACTTTGTTTAAACTTCTCTGTGTGTAAACAGTCCTCCAGAAATGTTGTGAAGGATGAGAACATCAGTCATGGACAATTCATTTTTCCACTattttttcattattattatacatGAATATTCAGTTAATATTTTTTCTGTCATTTGAAAACATCTTGTACAACATCCATTTTCAGAATATTTTAATTTTACTCTGTTTAaatcacaacataacatacattCCGAAAGATCCGGACGCGTTGCAGTGAGGAGAATTTCAGCAGAAAATgcaatgaaatacaaaaataattaATTCCTATTTTGAAATTACTATTTGAGCAAGGTAGGGAATACTATTATCTTTCttatgatatttttttatattactAAATTACATGTTTTCTATTTAAAATCATTACTGCCATGGTACCACATTGTTTACAATGTACCACATTTCTGGTGAGCACAAGGGAGAAATGTAACATTGTTTAGAACAGAGATACACAACCCTTCAAAAGTtaggggtcacttaaaaatgtccttgtttttgaaagaaaagtattAATATCCATGAATTTAGGAATGAGATGTTCTAGGAATCCAACTCAGAATTTCAGCTCGGGAACTGTGGCCTCATTCTAGCGCGCCGATTTTCCGacatgaagatcactgatgtTATGATTTGATCCCGTatttttccaagttcccagttgttctGAACACAGCATAAGACTCAAATAAACAAAGTCAAAGTCAAAGATGGCTGCGCCTATTTCCCTAAAAAGATAACTTAGTTTGACCACTTTTCAGCATATTCGAACGCTGCAATGTGCTTGTTAAAGTCTATACAAAAAACAGAtcacatgtcaaatcaaattgtgttggtcacctacccatggttagcagatattaatgtgagtgtagcgaagtgcttgtgcttctagttctgacaatgcagtattATCTaaaaagtaatctaacaaattcacaacaactaccttacacacacaaaTGAAAAGGGATgagtaagaatatgtacatataagtatatggatgagcgatggcagtGTGGcaaaggcaagatgcagtagatggaatagaatagaagtatatacagttgaagtcggaagtttacatacacttaggttggagtcatttaaacttgtttttcaaccactccacaaatatctatagttttggcaagtcggttaaggcatgacatgacacaagtcatttttcaaacaattatttacagacagattatttcacttataattcactgtatcacaattccagtgggtcagaggtttacgtaaacaaagttgactgtgcctttaaacagcttggaaaattccagaaaatcatgtcatggcttcagaagcttctgataggctaattaacatattttgagtcaattggaggtgtacctgtggatgtatttcaaggcctaccttcaaactcagtgcctctttgcttgacattgggggaaaatctaaagaaatcagccaattgtagacctccacaagtctggttcatccttgggagaaatttccatacgcctgaaggtaccactttcatctgtacaaacaatagtacgcaagtataaacaccatgggaccacgcagccatcacaccgctcaggaaggagacgagttctgtctcctagagatgaacatactttggtgtggaaagtgcaaatcaatcccagaacaacagcgaaaaaccttgtaaagatgctggaggaaaacaggtacaaaaatatatatatatatatatccacagtaaaacgagtcctatatcgacataacctgaaaagccgctcagcaacgaagaagccactgctccaaaaccactataaaaaaagcctgactacggtttgcaactgcacatggggataaagatcgtaatttttggagaaatgtcttctggtctgatgaaacaacctgtttggccattatgaccatcgttatgtttggaggaaaaagggggaggcttgcatgccgaagaacaccatcccaaccgtgaagcacgagggtggcagcatcatgttgtgggggtgctttgctgcaggagggactggtgcacttcacaaaatagatggcatcatgaggtaggaaaattctgtggatattttgaagcaacatctcaagacatcagtcaggaagttaaatcttggtcgcaaatgggtcttacaaatggacaatggaccccaagcatacttccaaagttgtggcaaaatggcttaaggacaacaaagtcaaggtattggagtggtcatcataaagccctgacctcaatcctgtagaaaatttgtaggcagaactgaaatgcgtgtgatcaaggaggcctacaaacctgactcagttacaccagctctgtcaggaggaacgggccaaaagcttgtgggaagcttgtggaaggctaccagaaaagtttgacccaagttaaacaatgtaaaggcaatgctaccaaatactaattggtgtatgaaaacttctgacccactgggaatgtgatgaaagacataaagctgaattaaatcattctctctactattattctgacatttcacattcttaaaatgaagtggtgatcctaactgaccttaaacagggaatttttactatgattaaatgccagtaattgtgaaaaactgagtttaaatgtatttggctaaggtgtatgtatacttccgacttcaactgtacaattgGGATGAGTAGTGTAGGATATGTACATTTTATTAAAGTGTTGTTATTTAAAGTGTCTATTGATACCTTTATTatgtccatttattaaagtggacagagatttgagtctgtatgttggcatcagcctctctatgttagtgatggctgtttaacagtctgatgaccttgagatagaagctgttttttagtttctcggtcccagctttgttgcacctgtactgacctcaccttctggatgaaagtggggtgaacaggcagtagctcgggtggttgttgtccttgatgatctttttggccttcctgtgacatcggggctgtagatgtcctggagggcaggtagtttgccccccccCAGTGATGCGTGTGCAGACCGCCTTGCGGTTAAGGGCAGTGCGGTTGccctaccaggcggtgatacagtccgacaggatgctctcgattgtgcatctgtaaaagtttgtgtgaTTTtagatttcttcagcctcctgaggttgaaaagccgctgaagaggagctgctgaagaggcgctgttgtgccttcatcaccacgctgtctgtgtgagtgggggggggggtgctcccgctgctgtttcctgaagtccacgatcatctcctttgttttgttgaccttgagtgagaggttattttcctgacaccacactctgagttgGATCAATCAAATAGTGACTAGGAATATCTGCCCCCCCCATCCTTCTGGACTGTGAGGGTGAGATGTCTGAGAACAATGGAGCCGACCCCAACCTTACAGCTAATGCACTTCCCTTACCTTCCCAAGATGCGGGTGCCGCTACCAATCAATTAAACTGTGACGGAGAAGCGGTTAAAATTGAGTCCCCAATGCTGGAGATCCTGTCACTTCACACCATCAGAGACAATAATTCAATGACACCCTTTCTGGCGTACAAAGCACCCTTCCTACCCCTTCAGAGGCAGAGTGTTTTCAACTTTTCCTTGATGAGGAATTGGTGGAGAGTGTGGTGCAAGAAACCAACAGGTATTTCCGTTACCATATTACAGAAAAACCCAAGGCATTCTTCAAATGTCTCAATATTCAGAAATCATTTATCCTACTAAATATGCATATTTGTTTGCAGGTATTCTCATGAACTGAAAGAGAAGACTGGCCTTTGCATAAATTGGAAGCTCTTACCATcagtgaaatgtataccttcctgcTCACGGTGCTGCTGATGGGGCTAGTGAAGAAGGGCTCTGTGAGGGACTACTGGACCACTGACCCCATGCTACAGACCACTTTTTTTCCCAGCGCTTTTCTCCCAGTACCGCTTCCTTGTCTTGCTGAGAGCGCTCCACTTTGTGAACAATGCCACTGCCAACCTCGCCAACCCCATTCACAAAATGAGGAATGTCCTGGACAGCTTGACCGGGGCATTTGGAAGACTGTGCATCACAAGGACTTTGATAAGCATTGATAAGCCTCTCATTTCTTGGAAAGGGAGGCTTGCATTCTGCCGATACATCCCTTCAAAGCACCACAGATTTGGAGTCAAGTTCTTTGTTTTACGTGACTGTCTGACAGGATGTGTACAGGACCTGATCATCTACACCGGCACCAGCACAGATATGAGGCATGTTGAGGGTCTTGGCATACCTGGATCAATTGTGATCATCATGCTGCAGCCTTATATATATATTAGCATCCAACACCAACCACTgccacactatatatatatatacacacatacatacagtggggcaaaaaagtatttgtgGGTACAAGGCTGTTTTAGCCTCAACTTCCTCCCAACCCCATCTTCAAAAATATGTTAATTCTTATCAAGTTAAAGCATTCCTAAAGGTTAACCTAGTGTGCACTTCTGCCTTTTAATCAACAAGAAGAGACTTGTCTGTTGGTTTATGGGTGGTAGTGGcagtggttggtgtgtgtgtacattactaGTGTACATTTCTTTGTGTTGGTTTTATTCACACATACTGATTGGTTGGATGCTAATTAATCCTAAACTATTCTGAGTGGGATATGCATTTCGTTCTTCAGTGAAATTTAAAATAATTAAATATCTCTAGTGACCAGGCACTGCAGTGAACAGTGGCTGTTTGACCACTCAaaaaaggagaagaagaaagaagaagaaggaagtcATTGAAAACCAGTTCGGT
The genomic region above belongs to Oncorhynchus mykiss isolate Arlee chromosome 3, USDA_OmykA_1.1, whole genome shotgun sequence and contains:
- the LOC118944713 gene encoding nectin-1-like — protein: MLLKLSCVILLIIQRDTESTQVIGECRTVVQGEDVDLSCRLIERTQELKHITWQKSTQHEKHNLIHIYPNGVTDFVVSNGLKGRVQLIGNLSEKLGSIRITAVRLLDEGTFTCIFNVFHSGAYTTEISLTVLVPPVVSVTVDVPPVVGEKEVILATCVAAGAKPQADVKWKTGTLGSLLKTVTNSTQHANGTTTVLSQLLGVPTRAANQQQVQCVVNQSALATENSFNYTIDIHYPPQTVNITLSETSQTLVLCVADGNPQPNYTWSSWLQKHTHTLSYIVLDSLPREGQPWPGSSVRAERDTLILLSLSSELNGLYVCEASNPYGRATGSIYVNTSSGEKHLTQTYSLTHTRCCLTDCL